A region of the Arenicella xantha genome:
TCAGCCATTACTGCTTTGAGGACATCCGGTTCTACTACGATAGGCAAGATGCCATTCTTGAAGCAGTTGTTGTAGAAAATATCGGCAAAGCTGGTAGAGATTATGGTGTTGAAACCGTAATCGTCAATGGCCCAAGGGGCATGCTCTCGAGAGGACCCGCAGCCGAAATTATCGCCAGCTACAAGAATTTTTGCGCCGTCGAAGTTTGGGTTGTTGAGCTCGAAATCCGGGTTTAGTGTGCCGTCTTCGAGATAGCGCCAGTCGTGAAACAAATGGATTCCAAACCCTGTTCGTTCAACTTTCTTTAAGAATTGTTTGGCGATGATTTGATCAGTATCGACATTGCTGCGATTCATTAAGGCCGCAACACTCGTATGTTTTGTGTATTTTTCCATGATTGTGGCTCCTAGCCTAGTAGTTAGTGCCTATGCTTGTTCAAGCGTTCGGATATCGACAAAGTGCCCAGCGGCGGCAGTTGCTGCTGCCATTGCGGGAGAAACGAGGTGGGTTCGACCACCTTTACCTTGTCGGCCTTCGAAATTACGATTCGATGTCGACGCGCAGCGTTCACCGGGTTTAAGTTGGTCGCCGTTCATCGCCAAGCACATAGAACAACCTGGTTCACGCCACTCCCAGCCCGCATCAGTGAATATTTTGTCTAAACCTTCCTGCTCAGCTTGTTCTTTTACTAAGTACGAGCCTGGTACGGCAATCGCGGTGACATTGGCCGGCACTTTAGTGCCTTTGGCGATCTCGGCAGCGGCCCGAAAGTCCTCAATACGTGAGTTAGTACACGAACCAAGAAACACAAAGTCGACCGCGATGTCCGTCATCTTAGTGCCGGACTCTAAACCCATATAGCCTAAGGCGCTTTCACAGGCGATTCGTTTGCCTTCGATGCTGAAGTCAGATGGGAAGGGTACTGATTGATCGACTGGAACAACTTGCTCAGGTGATGTGCCCCAGGTAACTTGTGGTGCAATGTCTTCGGCTCGCAATTTCACAACGTGGTCAAATGCCGCGCCGTCGTCGCTGGGTAATGATTTCCAGTAGGCTAGTGCTTGCTCCCATTGCTCACCTTTGGGCGCGAACTCTTTGCCTTCTAGAAAGTCATAGGTCTTTTGGTCTGGTGCTACTAATCCAGCGCGTGCGCCGGACTCGATTGCCATATTGCATAGCGTCATGCGACCCTGCATCGACAGCGCTTCAATCGCTTCGCCGGCGTATTCAATGACGTAGCCGTTACCGCCAGCCGTGCCAATTTCGCCGATAATGGCTAATGCAATGTCTTTCGCGGTGCTGAATTTAGACAGTTTGCCGTCGACTTGCACCAACATGGTTTTGGACTTTGATTGTGGCAGGCATTGAGTTGCCATCACATGCTCAACCTCAGACGTGCCGATGCCGAATGCTAAGGCACCAAAAGCGCCGTGGGTTGCGGTATGTGAATCGCCGCATACCGTAGTCATGCCGGGATGGACAAAGCCGTGTTCTGGCACGACTACGTGAATGATTCCATTATTCTTGCTTTTCATGTCGTACAACGTCAGCCCGTGGTGCTGGCAGTTGTCCATCATGGTTTGCACTTGTTTAGCGCCAATTGGATCGGGTAAGTTAATGCGGTCCTTGAGCTTGGTTGGCACGCAATGGTCCAAGGTGGCAAGAATACTATGTGGATTACGAATCGGGCGATCCGCAATTTTCAGTCCTTCGAACGCTTGTGGTGACGTTACTTCGTGCATTAGATGACGGTCAACGTACATTAATGGCGCTTGGCCCGGCTCTTGGTGCACAAAGTGTGCGTCCCAGATTTTTTCGTACATGGTTTTAGCCATGGGTTACCTCTTGGAAAAACGTTCAACAACAATGAGTTAAGCTTTATTCAAGGGTCGCTTGAACGACCTTGAGCAACAGGGCTGAGCCTGTAATTGAGTAAATCATAGCAAAGCTCATTGATAAATCAAATTCATTGTTTTTATAATATGGATTCCAAATTGGAATTCATTGTTTGATTCAAACTTATGGACATTTCTGCTCTTCAAGCGTTTATCGCCGTTGCTCGGCACGAGTCTTTTTCGAAAGCTTCTGAGTTGCTATTTGTGACGCAACCAGCGGTTAGCAAACGCGTCTCTTCGCTTGAGCAGGAGCTCGGCACACAATTGTTTAACCGCATTGCGCGACAAATCAGTTTGACTGAAGCTGGTAAGCAATTGTTGCCGCGAGCGCAAGAGTTAGTCGCTCAAGCCGAGGACATGCAACGCTATGCTTCCAACTTGAGTGACGACATTAGTGGCAACCTATCAGTTGCTATTGCGCATCATGTAGGCCTGCATCGCATGCCACCGATCTTGAAGGAGTTTGGCCGACGCTATCCGAATGTACATCTTGATATCTTATTTGAAGACTCAGATAAGGCGTTTAATGCTGTGCAAAAGGGCGATATTGAGTTCGCGGTTATCACCTTGCCGACCGAGTTGCCGGACAAGCTGATCAAGCAAAGGGTGTGGCTTGATAGTTTAAGCGTGGTGGTGGGGCTTGACCACGAACTGGCTAGTCAGCAGGCGATCAACTTGCTGCAGCTCTCTGAATACTTTTGTGTATTGCCGAGTAAAGACACGGAGACCCATAAAATTGTGCAGCGTGAGTTTGATCAGCGCTATTTGAGTCTGCGCGTACAAATGGAAACCAATAATCTAGAGACATTGAAAATGTTAACTGAGGCGGGGCTCGGTTGGTCAGTATTGCCACAGACTATGCTCAGCAACTCTCTGGTAGTGATCGATGTTGGCCTAGTTTTGCAGCGGGAATTAGGCTTGGTGGTGCATGCAAAACGTAGCTTGTCGAATGCGGCTAAGGCCTTAAAGTCTTTGATTGAAAGCAGTTAGATAGAAAGCCGTTAGATAGAAAGCAGCCTGTTAGCGTCGCTCACGCGAGGCTTGCAAAGAATCTGCTAAAATCTATTTATGTTTTCCACTTGGACGCAGACCTATGTTACGTATCAGCCTATTTCTTACCCTGTTTTTTAGTGTGTCTACGCATGCGTCAGACTCATCGCTTAAGCAAGCCACGAAAGCGCAAGACTGCCATCAACTCCAGACTTTCTCGGCCACTAAGCTGCGTTCTAAGCAGTCGGTGGATTTTTGTGCTGAGTTTAAGGGCAAGCCTATGTTGATTGTCAATACCGCCAGTCAATGTGGTTATACACCGCAATTTAAGGCGCTTGAAGCGCTGCATCAGAAATACGGGGATCGCTTAGCGGTTGTCGGGTTTCCCTCTAACGACTTTAAGCAAGAATACGCCGACACCGAAAAAGTGGCCGATGTCTGCTATGTGAATTATGGCGTTACCTTCACAATGCTGGAACCCAGTCATGTAAAAGGGCAGAGCGCTAATTCAATATTTAAAGAACTAGCCGCTCGTTCTGGCGAAGCACCGGGCTGGAATTTCACTAAGTATTTGGTCTCGGCTGATGGTCAACAGGTGATGCATTTTGCTTCCGAAACTGACCCCGCTTCAGACCAGTTCAAGGAGCAGGTCGAAAACATGTTGGCTGCTCAATAGCTAACCAACTGCCAGTTAAGGCGCGGATAAGAGTAAGTCCAGCAACGGTGGTAGTGAGACGTCGTTACTTGAATATATTAACCGTGCTTCGGGCGCGTGCTGTTTAATGAAGTCTATAAATGAACTCGTTCGAGTGTAGCCAGCGAAGCTATTTTGAGTAGCGCAATCGTCATTGCTGGCTAGGAACGACGCTACTCCCGCTATTACTGACCGGCCATTGATGGTGATCATTAGCGGACTGCCGCTGTCTCCAAAGCAGGCACTAGACGGTGGTGTTTCAGGTGGCGGAACGCAAATCAGAGCCGATGTGAAAAACTGAGAAATATCTGGATGTAGATTACACGTTTCATTGCTTACTAGAGTCGTTGTGAATTTCTTTAAGGTGTCGGCCAAAATCGCGTTGTCATTATCAATTAAGCCGGCACCGATTACAGTTGAGCGCCGCCCCACTAATTGATCATTACCTACAAAGATCGGCGCCGTAGGTGATACGGCTGTCCGTTGTAGGGTTAGAATCGCAATATCGTTTTCTAAGGCATATTCATCGAAACTTGGATGGGTATGTATTTCGGCGACGCCGATGCCGATCAAGTCTTGTTGTTCGCTACTTTGGTTATAGAACCCCGGCACCATAAGGTATTGGGTATCTGCTTCACGCAACACAATACAGTGCGCTGCGGTGAGTATTTTATTCGGCGTGATCAGTGCACCGCCACAGCGTCCACGTCGATCGGTGTCGGAGCTGGTTGCGACCATTAAAGCAAACGCCGGAAACTCTCCTGATTGAGCTTCGAGGCCGCCAACAATCTGTGGGCGAGGCAAGATTGTTAGGTCACCTAATGCCCATGTTGTTGCGGGTATATTCCACAGCATGAGTATTAAGGTTATGCGGAGTCTCGCCTGTGTCATTTGATCAGTTGCTGGATGCTATTTAAGCCGAGCTGCATTCTAACTTAGCCGTGTCCTGATTAATGAAAGTTTCGCGAATGCGTTTTGAGGCTGGGTAGGGCATGGTCTAGTTGCTCTATATACCCAGCCACCACATTTGCTACACCATGCTGGTGTTCCAGCGAGCCTTTAATATACAAAATACGACCACTTAGAATTTCTTGACGGAAGCGATCTTGAATACTTTTCCATAGCACCACATTGATGTTGCCGGTCTCATCTTCTAGTGTTAAAAAAATCACACCGCTGGCTGTGCCGGGGCGTTGACGACCAGTGACGACACCAGACACTTCAATCAGACTATTATTACGTTTAGCCAACAAGTTGTTTGCCGTTGTGCAACGCTTGAACGGCGGCTTGTTGCGCAGTAGCTGCATTGGATGATGATCTAAGGACACGCCACGTGCGTGCTGGTAGTCGGCTAATAATTGTTCGACCGGTTGTAAGTCTTGAATGAAGTCGGCATTGCTACTTTTTTGGGTATTCAAGCCGTCGTCAACTTGTAATGATTGCCAATAAGCGCGACGACGATTGCTATCAAATTGATGAAAGGCATTGGCATTCACCAGCTTCATCAGTTCCTCT
Encoded here:
- the leuC gene encoding 3-isopropylmalate dehydratase large subunit codes for the protein MAKTMYEKIWDAHFVHQEPGQAPLMYVDRHLMHEVTSPQAFEGLKIADRPIRNPHSILATLDHCVPTKLKDRINLPDPIGAKQVQTMMDNCQHHGLTLYDMKSKNNGIIHVVVPEHGFVHPGMTTVCGDSHTATHGAFGALAFGIGTSEVEHVMATQCLPQSKSKTMLVQVDGKLSKFSTAKDIALAIIGEIGTAGGNGYVIEYAGEAIEALSMQGRMTLCNMAIESGARAGLVAPDQKTYDFLEGKEFAPKGEQWEQALAYWKSLPSDDGAAFDHVVKLRAEDIAPQVTWGTSPEQVVPVDQSVPFPSDFSIEGKRIACESALGYMGLESGTKMTDIAVDFVFLGSCTNSRIEDFRAAAEIAKGTKVPANVTAIAVPGSYLVKEQAEQEGLDKIFTDAGWEWREPGCSMCLAMNGDQLKPGERCASTSNRNFEGRQGKGGRTHLVSPAMAAATAAAGHFVDIRTLEQA
- the leuD gene encoding 3-isopropylmalate dehydratase small subunit; the protein is MEKYTKHTSVAALMNRSNVDTDQIIAKQFLKKVERTGFGIHLFHDWRYLEDGTLNPDFELNNPNFDGAKILVAGDNFGCGSSREHAPWAIDDYGFNTIISTSFADIFYNNCFKNGILPIVVEPDVLKAVMAEISENEGVAFTVDLEHQRVTTPGGIEITFDIDGFRKHNLLEGLDDIGLTLKQTDRIDEYEVTHKQRFPWLWAS
- a CDS encoding S1 family peptidase, whose amino-acid sequence is MLWNIPATTWALGDLTILPRPQIVGGLEAQSGEFPAFALMVATSSDTDRRGRCGGALITPNKILTAAHCIVLREADTQYLMVPGFYNQSSEQQDLIGIGVAEIHTHPSFDEYALENDIAILTLQRTAVSPTAPIFVGNDQLVGRRSTVIGAGLIDNDNAILADTLKKFTTTLVSNETCNLHPDISQFFTSALICVPPPETPPSSACFGDSGSPLMITINGRSVIAGVASFLASNDDCATQNSFAGYTRTSSFIDFIKQHAPEARLIYSSNDVSLPPLLDLLLSAP
- a CDS encoding LysR family transcriptional regulator, with product MDISALQAFIAVARHESFSKASELLFVTQPAVSKRVSSLEQELGTQLFNRIARQISLTEAGKQLLPRAQELVAQAEDMQRYASNLSDDISGNLSVAIAHHVGLHRMPPILKEFGRRYPNVHLDILFEDSDKAFNAVQKGDIEFAVITLPTELPDKLIKQRVWLDSLSVVVGLDHELASQQAINLLQLSEYFCVLPSKDTETHKIVQREFDQRYLSLRVQMETNNLETLKMLTEAGLGWSVLPQTMLSNSLVVIDVGLVLQRELGLVVHAKRSLSNAAKALKSLIESS
- a CDS encoding glutathione peroxidase; translation: MLRISLFLTLFFSVSTHASDSSLKQATKAQDCHQLQTFSATKLRSKQSVDFCAEFKGKPMLIVNTASQCGYTPQFKALEALHQKYGDRLAVVGFPSNDFKQEYADTEKVADVCYVNYGVTFTMLEPSHVKGQSANSIFKELAARSGEAPGWNFTKYLVSADGQQVMHFASETDPASDQFKEQVENMLAAQ